gagagagcaaaagagagggggagagagagcaacagagagggggagagagagagcaaaagagagggggagagagagtgcaaaagagagggggagagagagcgcaaaagagagggggagagagcaaaagagaggggaaaagagagagtgcaaaagagagggggagagagcgagcaaaagacagggggagagagagcaaaagagagggggagagagagcaagcaaatgagagctggagagagagcaaaagagaggggaaaagagagagtgcaaaagagagggggagagagcgagcaaaagagaggggaaagagcaaaagagagaggagagagagcaaaagagagggggagagagcgagcaaaagagagggggagagagagcaaaagagagggggagagagagcaagcaaatgagagctggagaggggagagagagcaaaagagaagggggagagagcaaatgagaggggagcgagagcaaatgagaggggggagagagcaaacgagagggggagagagcaacagagagggggagagagagagcaaaagagagggggagagagagtgcaaaagagagggggagagagagcgcaaaagagagggggagagagcaaaagagaggggaaaagagagagtgcaaaagagagggggagagagcgagcaaaagagagggggagagagagcaaaagagagggggggagagagcaagcaaatgagagctggagagagagcaaaagagaggggaaaagagagagtgcaaaagagagggggagagagcgagcaaaagagaagggaaagagcaaaagagagaggagagagagcaaaagagagggggagagagcgagcaaaagagagggggagagagagcaacagagagggggagagagagagcaaaagagagggggagagagagtgcaaaagagagggggagagagagcgcaaaagagagggggagagagcaaaagagaggggaaaagagagagtgcaaaagagagggggagagagcgagcaaaagtgagagggagagagagcaaaagagagggggagagagagcaagcaaatgaatgcaaaagagagggggggagagagcgcaaaagagagggggagagagcaaaagagaggggaaaagagagagtgcaaaagagaggggaagagagcgagctaaagagaggggaaagagcaaaagagaggggagagagagcaaaagagatgggagagagagcaaaagagaggggagagaaagagcaaaagagagggggagagagagagcaaaagagagaggagagagagcaaatgagagggggagggggagcaaaagagaggggagtgcaaaaaagaggggggagagagcaaaagagaggggggtgagaaagagcaaaagagagtgtaaaagagagggggagagagagcaaatgagagctggagagagagcaaaagagaggggtgagagagcaaaagagaggggggtgagagagagcaaaagagagtgtaaaagagagggggagagagagcaaatgagagctggagagagagcaaaagagaggggagagagagcaaaagagaggggagagagagcaaatgagaggggagagagagcaaaagagaggggggagagagagcaaatgagaggtgagatagagagcaaataagaggggggagagagcaaaagagaggggagagagagagcaaaagagaggggggagagagagcaaatgagaggggagagagagcaaaagagaggggggagagagagcaaatgagaggtgagatagagagcaaataagaggggggagagagcaaaagagaggggagagagagagcaaaagagaggggggagagagagcaaaagagaggggggagacagagaaagagagaggggggagagagagtaaaagagagggggagaaagagcaaaaataaggggggagagagagcaaaaggggtggtgaaagaatctacctgGATGTCAGGGGGGTGAAattatccacctggatgcagcgtaagctgcatccaggtggattctttcaccaccctgacattttttttaatccacctggatgcagcgtatgctgcatccaggtagattccgaaaatggcaggttggtgaaagaatccacaggtTGATTCTTTATCCACCCTGCCACCctgcataagctgcatccaggtggattctttcaccaccctgccatttttttaatccacctggatgcagcatatgctgcatccaggtggattccgagaatggcaggttggtgaaagaatccacaggtTGGTTGTTTAATCACCCTGCCATTTTTTTAATCCAGGtggtttccgaaaatggcagggtggttccgtcaccacaatagaacgcccttccaaaaatggcagggtggttccgtcaccacaaaatactgccctctgggcaggctttcccacttatttatataaaagaagtgttacaaaataggttgtttctacatctgtaacttaaacaaaaattagactgccctttgggcaggcttatcgactagtaataataataataatataattcccTGGATGTTGTTTGTTACTCAATAAACatatgataaaaaaagaaaaaatagcaaaTTCTTGACAAACCATCAAAAAACCTCAAAGGCTCCTAATAATGTAATAAAGAAACAGAAGCTCTAAAAATATGAAACAAGATaatcaatgtaaaaaatataaattaaggtGTATAAAAAAAGATTCTACCACATATGAACCGTAACTGAAAGGGTTAATTGTGTTATCAGAGCATACCTAACTTATAGGTCTATGAGAAAGGCATGTTCTGctgaaacatattattattattattattattattatcaggtatttgtagagcaccaacagattccgcagcacattGGATCATTCTCTCCATTACATGgggagaaattatatatttttcccaGCTTAGACCAGCTTTAATAATGTTTTTGTGAGTTGGCCCTTACTCAAAGCCAACGACCCAGTGACTTGTGTATAAACTGGATTCTGTTTACCAAAGGCAGTGTTGCAATGTCCAGGTTTTATAAGGATCATATAATTCCCTGAAAACTTCAACAATAATTAGTGGCAAGTAGAACCTCCAGCTCTCTCATTCTGTTACAAACTATGGATTTCAGTGGCACCACAATACTTCTCTTGATATTCCTAATAACTTGCCTGGTGTTTTTGTCTAAATGGAGAAGATCTGGCAAACGACTGCCCCCTGGGCCAACACCACTTCCATTTATTGGAAACATGCACCAAGTCAAGATGATTGATCTCATTAAATCCTTGGTCGAGGTAAGTCTGAGAAAAGACATATATTAACCTGTGCAGTTGGTCTGAATATATCTGTACATTAGTATGTCTTTATGTTTTATGAAGTTGTAAAAACATATCAAAAGAACTTGGTATTAATTGTCATTGATCCTGCTTctgttgtgtatatgtgtcatgttataGTAGTGTGTGTGACAGGGATGCTGGCACCCTTtttgtctgtgctgtacctgtgctgtgtactGTGTAGTAATGTGTGTgaggagggaggctggcactgctgctgtctgtactgtacctgtgatgtgtatatgtgtcttggtgtagtagtgtgtgtaagGGGAAGGTcaccactgctgctgtctgtgctgtgtgtatgtgtcatggtgtagtagtgtgtgtaagGGAAGGTcaccactgctgctgtctgtgctgtgtgtatgtgtcatggtaTAGTATTGTGTGTAAGGGGAAGGTcaccactgctgctgtctgtgctgtgtgtatgtgtcatggtaTAGTAGTGTGTGTAAGGGGAAGGTCaccactgctactgtctgtgctgtgtgtatgtgtcatggtaTAGTAGTGTGTGTAAGGGGAAGGTCaccactgctactgtctgtgctgtgtgtatgtgtcatggtgTAGCAGTGTGTGTAAGGGGAAGGTcaccactgctgctgtctgtgctgtgtgtatgtgtcatggtgTAGTGGTTTGTGTAAGGGGAAGGTCACCACTGCTGCTGTCTGGGCTGTGTGTATgtatcatggtgtagtagtgtgtgtaagGGGAAGGTCACCACTGCTGCTGTCTgagctgtgtgtatgtgtcatggtaTAGTATTGTGTGTAAGGGGAAGGTcaccactgctgctgtctgtgctgtgtgtatgtgtcatggtaTAGTAGTGTGTGTAAGGGGAAGGTCaccactgctactgtctgtgctgtgtgtatgtgtcatggtaTAGTAGTGTGTGTAAGGGGAAGGTCaccactgctactgtctgtgctgtgtgtatgtgtcatggtgTAGCAGTGTGTGTAAGGGGAAGGTcaccactgctgctgtctgtgctgtgtgtatgtgtcatggtgTAGTGGTTTGTGTAAGGGGAAGGTCACCACTGCTGCTGTCTGGGCTGTGTGTATgtatcatggtgtagtagtgtgtgtaagGGGATAGTCACCACTGCTGCTGCCTGGGCTGTACAtatggtgtattagtgtgtgttagGGGGATCCTGACACTACTGCACTACTGTTAATGGTACAGCCACATGCACCtgtatatattaattacatataaTTATGATTTCTTCACCTTCACCAGCTAAGCAAGAAGTATGGCCCTATGTACACCTTTTACTTGGGCTCTCGTCCTACTGTGGTACTTTGTGGCCATCAAATTCTCAAGGAGGCACTAATAGACCATGCAGAAGAGTTCAGTGGAAGAGGTGAATTCCCAGCTGTGCAGATGTACAGCAAAGGAAATGGTGAGCCACTACCCAACATCCTACAACCTTACTGATCCCAAAGAACCCTCTatgactttattattatttattattgatgGTTATATGTTTAGAAAATGTGTGTACTGGTTGGTAGTGGCCAATGAAAAATGAAAGtccacaaaatggttaaattgttcATTTGCAGCCACCTTCTTTGTATCCCATATTCTATTGCCTGCCTCCAGCTAATCTCTGATTATCACATTACACAATAAAAAATATGATCCACTATATGAATACATCACCTGCAATTTTAAATCCTGCTTTTGAGCATTGCTGTTTGTTTATTCCTCAACTATGCGTGCAGGGATTGTATACGGTACTGGAGAGAGGTGGAGGCAGTTAAGACGTTTTGCTATCACCACACTGAAGAATTTCGGCATGGGGAAAAGGAGTTTGGAGGAAAGAGTGAAAGAGGAAGCCCAGTATTTAATAGCAGAATTCAGACAAAGTGAAGGTAAAGGtttaaatatttgttgtaatgAATAAACATCTATCAATATAAGTTGCTGTTGTAGTAACAGGTATGCTTTAAAAATGTATCTTTCTTCAAAACACCAAATGTCATAATGTTGGCACGTTGCTTATGTTGGACTTGATTACAAGTGGCCTGCTATTGTTAGCTTGAGAAGCACAGACGCAATCAtgagattgcagtgttttttgtaCACAAATCAACATTACAAGGGAAGCAGAGTTTAAATTAGCGCAAATTAGTTTGGGTGAAATTGCGGAAATTTATGATCCCTATATGTTCTATTGAAGGCATTGAGCGGCAATGTGCTCTTTCATTACAAGTTGCAATTACTTGAAACGCAATCACATTTTATGCTCAAAATTTTTATGCAACTTGAAAGTTCACATAAAGAGTTTTGCcggaggaaaaagttgcactaaactatactatCAACCGTTAAACCGACACACCCTCCATCGCAAACTATCTACTTCCCTATTAACCTCTACACCGCCACAACCCCCTTCGCAAATTtccccctaacctattaatccctccTAACAGCTAactccctaacacccctaacctaacaccacttaaagggacatgaaacccaaaaatgttctttcatgattcagatagataatacaattttaaacaactttctaatttacttctattatctaatttctttcattctcttgatatcatttgttgaaggagcagcaatacactaatggtttctaacacatgggtgagccaatgacaattggtgtatatatatatatatgcagccaccaatcagcagctagaatctaggttctgtgctgctcctgagcttgcctagataaacctttcagcaaaggataacaagagaaggaagcacattaaacaatagaagtaaattggaaagttgtttaaaattgtattcaatggccccaatttattaaagtctggcggacctgatccgacagtgcggatcaggtccgccagacttcgctgaatacggcgagcaatacgcttgccgtattcagcattgcaccagcagctcacaagagctgctggtgcaactccgccccctactgactcgcggccaatgggccgccagcaggggggtgtcaatcaactcgatcgtactcaatcgggttgatttccggcgatgtctgtccgcctgctcagagctttgtgaccgctgctttataactgctgtttctggcgagtctgaagactcgccagaaacacggggcatcaagctccatatggagcttgttacatatgcccctctatctgaatcatgaaagaaaacttttgggtttcctatccctttaagtttgaaaataaataacttaccattataaaataaaactaccattaaagaaaaaaaatatcaaaactaaaaaaaaaaatcaactagtTAGACCTATGCTACATCTATAGTCcccttaaaaaagcccacccctatataaaaaaaaactcaactaacactaaaacctattctaaaaaattgctctgaaaagggcagtTGTCGGGCAGTGCATAGTGAATAGCTCTTTTGCAGAACGAAACCCAATCCTAAAACCAAAGTAactccaccccccccaaaaaaaaactaacttttaaaaAACCTACACTAAACATTGCCCTGATATGGGCATTTTGCCTGACATTGCCCTAAAATGATAAAGCTATTTTGCATAAAGATCTCTACACTTAAAAAAAATCCTCACCCAACTTGAATTCGGCTCCTAGATGTGCAGCTACTATTAAAATGTAGTCCTTCTTCCCTCTTCAGCCATGGTGATGCTCCGCTGGGGATGTCCtctggtcttcatccatcttctcatCTTCAGACTTTCAATCGCCGACTTCCTCTTCattctttcattctattggctaatttgaatttggattggaaaatcagccattaggaatgcaagggcatTCCTATATAAGGGGGGAACCTTGaattcaaacttcagtgtgtggCTGTCATAATCTCTTTAGGGTAATACCCTACCAAATGCCCTCCTCAGAGCAATTTTTAGTGTACATTTTAGTGTTAGCATAGGGGTCTTTTTAAGGGGACTTTCGTTTTAGCTTAGTTCttactggttgtttttttttttaatttttggtaatgtttttttattactctTCTGTAATGATaggtttcttattttctgtaatggctgtttattcTGTAAGagtgttttctttaaattaggggtgttaggttaggggtgtttggggggggttagctgttaggagggTACTTTGCGATGGGAGTGTGGTGGTTAGAGGGTTATTATCTTAaggggtactttgcgatgggggtgtgtggtggtttaggggttattagtgtagcatggtgttttgcagtgggctatgtggcggttagggggttaatagtgtagcgggttgttttgcggtgggctatgtgtagGTTAGGAGTGAATAGGGTAGCGGCCtattttgcagtgggctatgtggtgttTTAGTTGGTGGTTAGTAGTGTAAGCAGAGTGTTTTcctgtgggctatgtggcagttaggggtttataggttagggGGTCATTTTGCAGTGGGctaatgtggtggtttaggggttaatattttcgtGGGGTATTTTGTGGTGGTTAGGGGTTTAAAGTGTAGCGGACTGTTTTGTGGTGGGCtatatgttggtttaggggttaatagtttagtggggtAATTTTGCGGTGGGGGGTTGTAGCAGTTTAGAGCTTATTAGAGTAAGGGGCTTATTGCTATGTGGGTTAGTGGGCGAGTATGGGTGTTACGTTTTTCAGTTTTCaccttccattgaagtctatagggtatACCTTAATGCAATCGGGATCtcactagacagaggctttttgctcgTGTTGGGTTCTGcttgcgtgcaaactttttacttactGCTCGTAATACGAGTGCAAACTGATGCACCCACCTTGACTTTGGGTTATGTCCTAATATTTTATTTAGCATTTTGACAAATGCAACTTTTTGACTTTGCTATTTTGATCAGCAACCTGCTTAAACATTAATACATCATGAAAACCTGCCCATTCCCCTTCTGACAAAGAgacccaggggcggaactaccattggtacagcaggtgcagttgcactagtgcccaagtgctgggggccccttagcagccagtctatatataggctgtgcagaatgtgtacaattttATTAGCGTAATTGAACATGTATCCatttttctatatctatctatctgtctgtctatccatctatcaatctatctatctatctatctatctatctatattgttatgcagagcagcatgtatattattactattgcttactactgagttacgtAAGGGGGGCCCAAAAAATAACATTGCACCGGGGCAATCTGTTGCGTAAGTCCTCTACTGAAGAGacctaagtattaaagggacactgaacccaaattttttctttcgtgattcagatagagcatgcaattttaagcaactttctaatttactcctgttatcaaattttgtttgttctcttgctatctttatttgaaaaaaaaggcatctacttttttttggttcagatctctagacagcactttttgattggtggatacatgtatccaccaatcagcaagaacaacccaggttgttcaccaaaaatgggccggcatctaaacttacattcttaaatttcaaataaagataccaagacaataaagaaaagttgataataggagtaaattagaaagttgcttaaaatttcatgctctatctgaatcacgaaagaaaaaatttgggttcagtgcccctttaagttacCAAATTGGTAAAAAGGTTACTTCTACCCTTTGcaattaaatttagtttgtttatgtTCAGTCCAGTATCAGCATGGTAAGAAATGTAATGTgcccttttctgttttttttgtttttgtttgtttaattgatACATCTATTAATTCATAGTTAAGCAACTTAATGGGACAATAAACACAAATAGTAAGTTGTATGACAATGTACCTTGATATCAGAGAAgcattttaaaatgaataatgtattttttttgtcacACACGCATATTGTTTAATGCttgttcttttcactgatttctttgtcccccagaacaaaagaacaattgctaaccaatcacaaactttaGTCCCTTAAATTGATCCATTATTTAGCTAAATCACTGACATTTTTAGACACAAACTCGGTTTGTTTGGACTACAAGAACCAACTAATGGAAATAGACAGTTACTGATTAAAAGGGGATTTACAAATACAATAAAGGTATCTATCTTTCTAGGAAAGCCCATAGACCCAACATTTGGCTTTAGCTCAGCTGGCTCAAACATTATCTGTTCTTTGGTGTTTGGAGATCGGTTTGATTACCGGGATAAGGAATTTCTCAACTTACTGTACCTGATAAACAATAGCTGGCATTTGATGAGTTCCACTTGGGGTCAAGTAAGTGTACACAGATTATGATCATTATGCCCTTATGTGACAATTTTTGTTATTCTTATTTTAGAGAGCTGTGATGTCTTCCTATGTGCCTTAACACCATTAATCAGCCAAGCCACAGGATATATGCCATGTAATACCAGATCATGCTTTGTAGCCCATCCCTTTAAACACCTATTATGTTTCTCAGTATTttgataaaataaagatattatattgaaatatgttacattttctgtttctctttttttttttttttctttctttctaaaaaaaaaatatttctttgtttttttctctttcttttactctctttctttttctttccagcTGCTCTTCGTCTTTCCAAAGATCATGAAACTTATCCCAGGGCCACACAGACAGATATACAAGAACTACCTCAAGCTTGGAGCCTTTGTGGCCAAAAGACTAAAGATGAACAAAGAAACTCTTGATCCCATTAACCCACGGGATTTCATAGATTGTTTCCTCATAAAAATTGAGCAGGTAAAAAAGTAGAAATGTCTTTAAATTAATCATATTGCTTAAAGCTCAAAATAGGCACCTCGTTTCCTAGGTCATTTACTTTGTAGTAGTTAATACTTCAGCAACTTGGCAGTTTTTAGAAGAAAATATCAGAGTATGTTGCTTAGAATCTGAAACCCACTGATacaaaaaaaaacttgtcttgCACTAACCACCTTCACTAGTGTTCCACTAGGCtacaaaatacatgtaaatatatttctaaatattaattgcataatttcatttttatctttataaATATTAAGCTTCAATGGTTGTAAAGGAATTTCCTCTATAAGAAAAAAAGTCTGACAAGTAGTCTGTACATGATTTAAACACATGTTTAAAGTCAGCACCAGAGCAGCAAtttactgctgggagctagctggtgtcaGGTAGCCAtgcatagatgtacataacatacAATTAATCAGTTAGAAAACAGATCATGACACTTATCTCAAATAACATTATGACTTCTTTTCCAGGAAAAGAAAAATCCAGACTCTCACTTTAACTATGAGACAATGCTTAAAACCACAGTCAATGTATTTTTTGCTGGTACAGAGACAGTGGGGTCAACCCTGAGATATGGTTTCCTAATCTTACTAAAGTACCCAGAAGTGGAAGGTAAGATATCTGAGCAATGTCCTTCAGACTTATAAGAACAAAATGTATCAGTCTTATAGACCCTTGTTTCCTAAGATGTGGTGCACATATACCTGGGATTACCATGATCATTGGCATAATTGCCCTGATGCAGCTAATGTACATATTTAATGTATCCTAGAAATCTCAGTTCTACCCTGAAAGACTCCTAACAGGCTGGATTTTATTTCCTGTCTTGCTGGTCAATTGCTTATTTAATTTGACTAattcactaacagctagattacgaattttgagcgctatagggattttaacgaccgcctcaaaagcagcgttatttaacCTCTCTATAGCGCTccaattacaggtttaaaaaaagcaggcttgtgcaggcgatatggtggcattgagctccataccgcaccaaaatcaagcgctgctttgacatgctcgtgcaagatttccccatagacatcaatggggagagacagggaaaaaaaagcctaacacctgcgatgaatgaaaagctccgtaacacagccccattgatgtctatggggaaattaaaagttatgtttaaacctaacaccctaacataaaccccgagtctaaacacccctaatctgctgcccccaacatcaccgccacctacataagttattaacccctaatctgctgcccccaatatcgccgcaacttacatacagttattaacccctaatctgctgcccccgatatcgccgtcacctacatacagttattaacccctaatctgccaccctcaacatcgctgccacctacataaaactattaacccctaatctgccgctcccaatgtcgccgccactatattaaagttattaacccctaaacctctggcctcccacatcactaccactaaataaatccattaacccctaaacctaatactaaccctaacgtaaccctaaccctaacgtaaaccctaacacctcctaactttaacataattaaaatagagctaaactaacgttacaattattaactaaatacaaacttacctgtgaaataaaacctaagctagctacaatataactaatagttatattgtagctagcttagattttatttttatttcacaggtaagtttgtatttattttaactaggtagactagttagtaaatagttattaactatttaataactacctagttaaaataaatacaaacatacctgggaaataaaacctaacctgccttacactaaaacctaacattacaaaaaaacactaaaattactaaaataaaaaataactaaattacattaaaaaacaaacactaaattacaaaaaataagaaacaaatgatcaaaaataaaaaaaagaattaaacctaatctaatagccctatcaaaataaaaaagcccccccaaaataaaaaaaaaacccctagcctacaataaactaccaatagcccttaaaagggccttttgtggggaattgccccaaagatatctgctcttttacctgtaaaaaaatacaaacacccccccaacagtaaaacccaccatccccacaaccaacccccccccaaataaaataactatctaaaaaaaactaagctccacattgccggctggatgaagatggaagaggccgcccggatgaagac
The nucleotide sequence above comes from Bombina bombina isolate aBomBom1 chromosome 7, aBomBom1.pri, whole genome shotgun sequence. Encoded proteins:
- the LOC128666936 gene encoding cytochrome P450 2F3, with the translated sequence MDFSGTTILLLIFLITCLVFLSKWRRSGKRLPPGPTPLPFIGNMHQVKMIDLIKSLVELSKKYGPMYTFYLGSRPTVVLCGHQILKEALIDHAEEFSGRGEFPAVQMYSKGNGIVYGTGERWRQLRRFAITTLKNFGMGKRSLEERVKEEAQYLIAEFRQSEGKPIDPTFGFSSAGSNIICSLVFGDRFDYRDKEFLNLLYLINNSWHLMSSTWGQLLFVFPKIMKLIPGPHRQIYKNYLKLGAFVAKRLKMNKETLDPINPRDFIDCFLIKIEQEKKNPDSHFNYETMLKTTVNVFFAGTETVGSTLRYGFLILLKYPEVEEKIHQEIDNVIGRDRSPCMEDRNKMPYTEAVLYEILRFADIVPMSVPHTVTRNIKFRGYDLPEGLNIMPLICTSQYDPTKFKNPYSFDPTHFLDEKDNFKKNEGFMAFSAGKRICLGEGLAQMELFIFLTTILQNFKTKPIVDPKDIDITPESSGLGNIPRPYKICFIPR